The following proteins are co-located in the Oenanthe melanoleuca isolate GR-GAL-2019-014 chromosome 4, OMel1.0, whole genome shotgun sequence genome:
- the LOC130252259 gene encoding C-X-C motif chemokine 13-like has protein sequence MAVRAALLLGLLLLSHQPGDTAILEANGNLSCRCLKSTRAFIPPAKYSSIEVRPVGSSCRRPEVVIKLKSQKRVCVDPDTLWVKKLLQDLPHLRKNKALR, from the exons ATGGCTGTGcgggcagccctgctgctggggctgctgctgctgtcccaccagcctggggacacag CAATCCTGGAAGCCAACGGCAACCTGAGCTGCCGCTGCCTGAAGAGCACCCGAGCCTTCATCCCGCCGGCCAAGTACAGCAGCATCGAGGTGCGGCCCGTGGGGAGCAGCTGCCGGCGGCCCGAGGTGGT GATTAAGCTGAAGAGCCAGAAGAGGGTCTGCGTGGATCCCGACACCCTTTGGGTGAAGAAGCTCTTGCAGGACCTCCCTCACCT GAGGAAGAACAAGGCTCTCCGCTGA
- the LOC130252257 gene encoding interleukin-8-like codes for MGALAGVGTGAPLLPWLLLLLVMSHSAHTAILEVNGNLSCRCAKTTSEYISPKKYESIEIRPVGSSCRRTEIIIKLRPSGKVCVNPEAPWVKKLLKRIASTKKK; via the exons ATGGGAGCgctggctggggtggggacaggagcccccctgctcccatggctgctgctgctgctggtgatgtCCCACTCCGCCCACACAG CCATCCTGGAGGTGAATGGGAACCTGAGCTGTAGGTGTGCCAAGACAACCTCGGAATACATCAGTCCCAAGAAATATGAGAGCATTGAGATCAGgcctgtgggcagcagctgcaggcgCACGGAGATCAT AATTAAATTGAGACCCTCAGGGAAGGTGTGTGTGAATCCTGAAGCCCCCTGGGTAAAGAAGCTGCTGAAGCGCATTGCCAGCAC gaagaaaaaataa
- the LOC130252256 gene encoding interleukin-8-like isoform X1, with translation MGQDSGEGVSPQGAQTWCGLPWGTGLSLESLLTNMRCKCIKSTAHVINLGLILTIDVTLPGIHCRRKEVILTLKKNRKVCVAPEAPWIQLLIHKLTQRSGPQKARPRREAACCPWRNRTLSLPLPTAKEAMVTNSSWDSNGTAPLP, from the exons atgggacaggataGTGGGGAGGGGGTGTCCCCACAGGGGGCCCAGACCTGGTgtgggctgccctggggcacaggtCTGTCGCTGGAGAGCCTGCTGACCAACATGAGGTGCAAGTGCATCAAATCCACCGCCCACGTCATCAACCTGGGGCTGATCCTCACCATCGATGTTACCCTACCTGGCAttcactgcaggaggaaggaggtCAT CCTCACCCTGAAGAAGAACAGGAAGGTGTGTGTGGCCCCCGAGGCGCCCTGGATCCAGCTGCTCATCCACAAGCTGACACAGAG GAGCGGCCCCCAGAAAGCACGGCCACGGCGGGAAGCAGCGTGCTGCCCTTGGAGAAACCgcaccctgtccctgccactgCCCACGGCCAAGGAGGCCATGGTCACGAATTCCTCGTGGGACAGCAATGGCAcagcccccctgccctga
- the LOC130252256 gene encoding C-X-C motif chemokine 2-like isoform X2 — translation MRRLPAALALLLLLSSSVPGGGLSLESLLTNMRCKCIKSTAHVINLGLILTIDVTLPGIHCRRKEVILTLKKNRKVCVAPEAPWIQLLIHKLTQRSGPQKARPRREAACCPWRNRTLSLPLPTAKEAMVTNSSWDSNGTAPLP, via the exons ATGCGGCGGCTGCCGGCAGcgctggcgctgctgctgctcctgagcagctcagtgccGGGGGGTG gtCTGTCGCTGGAGAGCCTGCTGACCAACATGAGGTGCAAGTGCATCAAATCCACCGCCCACGTCATCAACCTGGGGCTGATCCTCACCATCGATGTTACCCTACCTGGCAttcactgcaggaggaaggaggtCAT CCTCACCCTGAAGAAGAACAGGAAGGTGTGTGTGGCCCCCGAGGCGCCCTGGATCCAGCTGCTCATCCACAAGCTGACACAGAG GAGCGGCCCCCAGAAAGCACGGCCACGGCGGGAAGCAGCGTGCTGCCCTTGGAGAAACCgcaccctgtccctgccactgCCCACGGCCAAGGAGGCCATGGTCACGAATTCCTCGTGGGACAGCAATGGCAcagcccccctgccctga